In Acidimicrobiales bacterium, the sequence TGGGCCGACCGCCTCGAGCGGATGCTGCGCCGCTGCGCGGAGGACCGCGACGCCCTGCCGGCCGGGCAGACCATCGACGTCCACTTCGACGAGTTCATGGCCGACGACCTGGCCATGGTGGCCCGGGTCTACGACCTCGCCGGCCAGCCCTTCGACGACACCGCCCGCACCGCGATGACGCGGTTCATGGCGGAGCACCCGCGCGGCAAGTTCGGCGCCGTCGAGTACGACCTGGCCGGGCTCGGGCTCGAGCGCGCCGCCCTGCGCCGGCAGATGAACTTCTACACCGAGCGCTTCGGCGTGACTCCCGAGTCCTGACCCTCCGTCCGCGGCTCAGCGGATCACGGAGTGCCGGATGCGGCCCCAGCGCCGCGCGACGTGCACGCACAGGTACGCCAGCAG encodes:
- a CDS encoding sulfotransferase, with the translated sequence THRDPVSVTTSMVTMLAYTARMSHDRVDVEGIGRYWADRLERMLRRCAEDRDALPAGQTIDVHFDEFMADDLAMVARVYDLAGQPFDDTARTAMTRFMAEHPRGKFGAVEYDLAGLGLERAALRRQMNFYTERFGVTPES